The Herminiimonas arsenitoxidans genome window below encodes:
- a CDS encoding methyltransferase family protein codes for MHDSSGFAGHYGHWGWVAIIVVIVSWILYRYAAPKGWREWSGAGLIQAFIIALYAEMYGFPLTIYLLTGFLSIDLPIYTETGHLWASLLGYGQGGAMTEMLIGGTFVMFGVVLLIAGWSQVYQARREGRFVKDGLYGVIRHPQYLGIMLAVFGQIIHWPTLVTLILFPVIVLVYVRLAHKEERDMVRCFGTDYQDYMQQVPRFFPRKGDWTRLIDTLRM; via the coding sequence ATGCATGATTCAAGTGGTTTTGCCGGGCATTACGGACATTGGGGATGGGTCGCGATTATCGTCGTGATCGTGTCCTGGATACTGTATCGTTATGCGGCGCCCAAGGGCTGGCGCGAATGGAGCGGCGCCGGATTGATTCAAGCCTTCATTATCGCGCTCTACGCCGAAATGTACGGTTTTCCTCTGACGATCTATCTGCTGACGGGATTTCTCAGTATCGATTTGCCGATCTATACCGAAACCGGTCATCTATGGGCATCGCTCCTTGGTTACGGTCAGGGCGGCGCGATGACCGAAATGCTGATTGGCGGCACTTTCGTCATGTTCGGTGTCGTGCTGTTAATCGCCGGCTGGAGCCAGGTTTACCAAGCGCGTCGCGAAGGACGTTTTGTGAAGGATGGGCTGTATGGCGTGATCCGTCATCCTCAGTACCTCGGCATCATGCTGGCTGTATTTGGTCAAATCATACATTGGCCGACACTCGTCACCTTAATACTCTTCCCCGTGATTGTGCTCGTCTATGTTCGACTCGCGCACAAGGAAGAAAGAGATATGGTCAGATGTTTCGGTACGGATTATCAGGATTACATGCAGCAAGTACCAAGGTTTTTTCCGCGAAAAGGTGACTGGACTCGCCTCATAGACACCCTGAGAATGTGA
- the copC gene encoding copper homeostasis periplasmic binding protein CopC codes for MFNVRNLRQIGVASIITLIATAAFAHPSLVDSTPKDNSEGPAPAKIELRFSENLTKQFSGANLIMAEMPGMGPMKIAAKIAGTDDPKVMVLTPNQPLTPGKYNVEWRAVSTDTHPITGKITFTVK; via the coding sequence ATGTTTAACGTCCGTAATTTACGTCAGATCGGCGTCGCTTCTATTATCACCTTAATTGCAACCGCAGCATTCGCACACCCTAGTTTGGTTGACTCCACACCTAAAGATAATTCAGAAGGGCCAGCTCCGGCAAAAATCGAATTGCGTTTCTCTGAAAATCTCACGAAGCAATTCTCTGGCGCTAACTTGATCATGGCGGAAATGCCAGGCATGGGGCCGATGAAAATCGCCGCCAAAATCGCCGGCACCGATGACCCGAAAGTCATGGTATTGACGCCCAATCAGCCGTTGACACCAGGAAAATACAATGTTGAATGGCGCGCTGTGTCGACAGACACTCATCCAATTACGGGCAAGATTACGTTCACCGTAAAGTGA
- a CDS encoding heavy metal translocating P-type ATPase, which yields MSTCSSKGCSAANNATVVEKNESDLKGAQTFFRIENMDCPTEEGLIRNSLQKIKGVTALDFNLVQRKLKVTHTLSSTAPLVVALSAIGMQVQELGGHRTTLLISKMDCPTEEGLIRKKLHNMAGIEELQFNLMQRTLTLTHAPEALALALAALQEIGLGAETQGSAQDGAQSQPTPNASWLPMAFSGITAVSAEVVHWANGGNNWMVIALALVAILSGGLDTYKKGWIALRNRNLNMNALMSIAVTGALAIGQWPEAAMVMFLFALAELIEQKSLDRARNAIRGLMDMTPEIATVRQADGSWAEMEAKNIPLGAVIQVRPGQRIALDGKLISGQSTINQAPITGESVPVEKGIGDTVFAGTINDAGSFEFEVTARSESTTLARIIHAVEEAQGSRAPTQRFVDQFAKIYTPAVFVVAVLVALMPPLAFGLPWYDWIYKALVLLVVACPCALVISTPVTIVSGLAAAARKGILIKGGVYLEQGHKLNWLALDKTGTLTLGKPSVTDYLPSDVSQSNTLAIATSLAGRSDHPVSRAISVYGDAHAAGRNEVDNFRALLGRGVEGSIDATSYWLGNYRLATERGQVAPELTSQLETLERQGRTAVMLGSAKHVLAIFGVADTVRETSRQAIAELHELNVKTIMLTGDNVHTAQAIASEVGIDDARGNQLPEDKLQVVEALAAQGAIIGMVGDGINDAPALAKAHIGFAMGAAGTDTAIETADVALMDDDLRKVPAFVRLSRSTATILTQNILLALGIKAVFLVLTFTGQATMWMAVFADMGASLLVVFNGLRLLRK from the coding sequence ATGAGTACCTGTAGCTCCAAAGGATGCAGCGCTGCCAACAACGCAACCGTTGTGGAGAAAAATGAATCTGATCTGAAAGGCGCACAGACTTTTTTTCGCATTGAGAATATGGACTGCCCCACGGAAGAGGGCTTAATCCGAAACAGTCTGCAAAAGATCAAAGGGGTTACCGCACTCGATTTCAACTTGGTGCAACGCAAACTTAAAGTAACCCATACGCTGTCATCCACCGCGCCGCTGGTGGTGGCGCTGTCTGCAATCGGCATGCAGGTGCAAGAACTGGGAGGCCACCGCACCACACTGCTCATTTCCAAGATGGATTGTCCGACCGAAGAAGGATTGATCCGCAAGAAACTGCATAACATGGCGGGCATTGAGGAGCTGCAGTTCAATCTGATGCAGCGCACGCTGACGCTCACGCATGCACCAGAAGCGCTGGCACTAGCACTGGCTGCATTGCAAGAAATAGGCCTCGGGGCAGAAACGCAGGGGAGTGCTCAAGACGGAGCACAGTCCCAACCGACACCGAACGCTTCATGGCTGCCAATGGCGTTTTCCGGTATCACGGCGGTATCCGCCGAAGTCGTGCACTGGGCTAACGGTGGCAATAATTGGATGGTGATCGCGCTGGCGCTAGTGGCCATTCTGTCTGGAGGCCTTGATACATATAAGAAAGGTTGGATTGCGCTACGAAATCGCAATCTCAACATGAATGCCTTGATGTCCATCGCGGTGACCGGTGCGCTGGCGATAGGGCAGTGGCCTGAAGCAGCGATGGTCATGTTCCTGTTTGCGTTGGCCGAGTTAATTGAACAGAAGTCACTGGACCGTGCGCGTAACGCAATCCGTGGGCTCATGGATATGACGCCGGAAATCGCGACGGTGCGACAGGCAGACGGTTCTTGGGCGGAAATGGAGGCAAAGAATATTCCGCTTGGTGCCGTAATTCAGGTGCGGCCTGGCCAGCGCATTGCTCTGGACGGCAAGTTAATCAGTGGACAGTCGACGATTAACCAAGCGCCCATTACCGGTGAAAGCGTGCCGGTTGAAAAAGGCATTGGCGATACAGTGTTTGCCGGGACGATCAATGACGCGGGCTCTTTCGAGTTTGAAGTCACCGCGCGATCTGAAAGTACGACTCTTGCGCGCATCATTCACGCCGTCGAAGAAGCACAAGGCAGTCGCGCACCGACTCAGCGTTTTGTCGACCAGTTCGCTAAGATTTATACACCTGCAGTGTTCGTTGTTGCAGTCTTGGTTGCGCTGATGCCGCCACTTGCATTTGGGCTGCCTTGGTATGACTGGATCTATAAGGCCTTAGTCCTATTGGTAGTCGCCTGCCCATGCGCGCTGGTCATATCGACACCGGTCACCATCGTCAGCGGTCTCGCGGCTGCTGCACGCAAGGGCATCCTAATCAAGGGCGGCGTGTATTTGGAGCAAGGGCACAAGCTCAACTGGCTGGCGCTGGATAAAACCGGCACTCTTACACTCGGTAAACCAAGCGTCACCGATTACCTACCGAGTGACGTTTCTCAGTCAAACACCCTAGCAATCGCCACCAGCCTTGCAGGACGCTCGGACCATCCAGTCTCGCGCGCGATTTCGGTGTATGGCGATGCGCACGCAGCGGGGCGCAATGAAGTTGATAATTTCCGCGCCTTACTTGGACGTGGCGTTGAGGGAAGTATCGACGCCACGTCATATTGGCTTGGCAACTATCGACTGGCAACCGAACGAGGCCAAGTAGCACCTGAACTTACCAGTCAACTAGAAACACTGGAACGCCAAGGACGCACGGCAGTTATGTTGGGTTCGGCGAAGCACGTTCTTGCGATCTTCGGTGTGGCCGACACCGTGCGTGAAACTAGCCGACAAGCGATTGCGGAATTGCATGAACTGAACGTCAAGACGATTATGCTGACCGGCGACAACGTGCATACCGCGCAAGCCATCGCCTCCGAAGTGGGAATCGACGACGCACGGGGCAACCAACTGCCGGAAGACAAACTACAGGTAGTCGAGGCCCTCGCCGCGCAAGGCGCGATTATTGGCATGGTAGGTGACGGCATCAATGATGCCCCGGCACTAGCTAAGGCTCATATTGGTTTCGCAATGGGTGCTGCCGGTACCGATACCGCGATCGAAACCGCCGACGTGGCACTGATGGATGACGACTTACGTAAAGTGCCGGCGTTTGTGCGCCTCTCGCGTAGTACCGCGACCATCCTCACGCAAAACATTTTGCTGGCGCTCGGGATCAAGGCGGTGTTCTTGGTGCTGACATTTACCGGGCAGGCGACGATGTGGATGGCCGTGTTTGCTGACATGGGGGCCAGTTTGCTGGTGGTGTTTAACGGTTTGCGCTTGCTGCGGAAATGA
- a CDS encoding DUF2933 domain-containing protein, which yields MCSFKTMIKMTLGIGLLLIVGYVAFPAFQTQIAAIAPYLLFLVCPLVMFFMMKGMNNPPQEKDKKQDQEDK from the coding sequence ATGTGCAGTTTCAAGACAATGATAAAGATGACGCTGGGGATAGGTCTGTTGCTCATCGTTGGGTACGTGGCTTTTCCTGCATTCCAGACGCAGATTGCGGCAATCGCACCGTATTTACTGTTTTTGGTATGCCCGCTCGTGATGTTTTTTATGATGAAGGGTATGAATAATCCCCCTCAAGAAAAGGACAAGAAGCAGGATCAAGAGGACAAATGA
- a CDS encoding copper resistance system multicopper oxidase, producing MSTRSNMSVSRRRFVKGLAAGGVLLGVSAPLRHVLAQDVIASGTAAPVLKGTQFDLVVAESPVNFTGKPAIATTINGTLPAPTLRWKEGETVTIRVTNRLAVSTSIHWHGIILPFQMDGVPGISFNGIAPGETFTYRFKVQQSGTYWYHSHSGFQEQTGMFGAIIIDPAQGKDIAADREHVLLLSDWMDDDPMTVLGRLKKQGDYYNYGQLTAGEFFSDVSKDGWKAAISKRKMWNEMRMNPTDMGDLSAAVLTFLTNGITPAGNWTGLFQKGEKVRLRCINGSGNTFYDVRIPGLKLKVVQVDGVNIEPISVDEFRFGPGETCDVVVEPKDDAYTIFSQTMDRTGYALGTLAVKSGLRAPVPAIDKLEWLSMEDMMGDMSNMAGMDHGAMNMGGMSMDNMDMSGMSSMEGDSMAQMPNMAGMDHSAMGMQHGGMAMDHSKHAATADPLKTPSKKPRHASTEYGASTDNRIDSPRTTLNDPGVGLRNNGRRVLTLADMHTIGGPLDARGPGREIELHLTGNMERYTWSFDGLEFGKSSPVHFKYGERVRVILQNDTMMTHPMHLHGVWSELETPEGEFLARRHTIPVQPAQRISFLVTADALGRWAWHCHLMMHMDAGMFREVIIA from the coding sequence ATGTCAACCCGTTCAAACATGTCTGTATCTCGCCGCCGTTTCGTTAAAGGTCTTGCCGCTGGAGGGGTTTTGCTGGGAGTTTCAGCCCCTCTGCGTCACGTGCTAGCGCAAGATGTCATTGCATCAGGAACTGCAGCCCCCGTGCTCAAGGGCACCCAGTTTGATCTGGTCGTAGCGGAATCACCCGTCAATTTCACTGGCAAGCCTGCAATTGCGACCACTATCAATGGCACGCTGCCGGCCCCCACGCTTCGCTGGAAAGAAGGCGAAACAGTCACTATTAGAGTGACTAATCGCCTGGCCGTCTCGACGTCAATCCACTGGCACGGGATTATCCTGCCTTTCCAAATGGATGGTGTCCCAGGCATTAGCTTTAACGGTATTGCACCAGGGGAAACGTTTACTTATCGCTTTAAGGTTCAGCAAAGCGGCACTTACTGGTACCACTCCCATTCTGGTTTTCAGGAACAGACGGGTATGTTCGGCGCGATCATTATCGATCCCGCTCAAGGAAAAGATATTGCGGCTGATCGCGAACACGTCTTATTGCTTTCGGATTGGATGGATGACGATCCCATGACCGTGCTGGGACGCTTAAAGAAGCAAGGCGACTATTACAACTACGGGCAACTGACAGCGGGAGAATTTTTCAGTGATGTATCGAAAGATGGCTGGAAAGCAGCCATCTCGAAACGGAAGATGTGGAACGAAATGAGGATGAATCCTACCGACATGGGAGATTTGTCGGCGGCCGTCTTGACCTTCCTGACTAATGGCATTACGCCAGCCGGCAACTGGACTGGCCTTTTTCAAAAGGGCGAAAAGGTTCGCCTGCGCTGTATCAACGGATCCGGTAACACTTTTTATGACGTCCGCATCCCGGGATTGAAGTTAAAAGTGGTTCAGGTTGATGGCGTCAACATTGAGCCGATCTCAGTAGATGAATTCCGTTTTGGCCCTGGCGAAACATGTGACGTGGTTGTTGAGCCCAAGGACGACGCTTACACCATCTTTTCTCAAACAATGGATCGAACTGGTTATGCGCTTGGCACTCTGGCAGTCAAGTCAGGTTTACGCGCTCCTGTCCCCGCAATCGATAAGTTGGAATGGTTGAGCATGGAAGACATGATGGGTGATATGTCCAACATGGCTGGCATGGACCACGGCGCGATGAATATGGGTGGCATGAGTATGGATAATATGGACATGTCTGGCATGTCGAGTATGGAAGGCGACAGCATGGCCCAGATGCCCAATATGGCGGGGATGGATCATAGCGCAATGGGCATGCAGCACGGTGGCATGGCCATGGATCATTCCAAACATGCAGCGACCGCTGATCCGCTCAAGACGCCGAGCAAAAAGCCCCGTCATGCCAGTACCGAATATGGCGCCAGTACGGACAATCGTATCGACTCACCACGTACCACTTTGAACGACCCTGGCGTCGGGCTACGTAACAATGGTCGTCGCGTACTTACGTTGGCAGATATGCATACGATCGGCGGTCCTTTGGATGCGCGCGGGCCTGGTCGCGAGATCGAACTGCACTTGACCGGAAATATGGAGCGATACACTTGGTCATTTGATGGCTTGGAGTTCGGCAAATCAAGCCCTGTGCATTTCAAATATGGCGAACGCGTGAGAGTCATCCTGCAGAACGACACCATGATGACGCATCCGATGCATTTGCACGGAGTGTGGAGCGAACTCGAGACACCTGAAGGCGAGTTCCTGGCGAGACGTCATACCATTCCGGTCCAACCTGCACAAAGGATCAGCTTTTTGGTCACAGCGGATGCGCTAGGACGCTGGGCTTGGCACTGCCACCTCATGATGCACATGGATGCAGGCATGTTCCGAGAAGTGATCATCGCATGA
- the copD gene encoding copper homeostasis membrane protein CopD, with protein MDWENVIVRFSLYLDLMLVFGLPLFAMYSLNSLERESITAKRFVAKSKVLAIIAIVLSIVGFIVSTKMMSGAESYFDIAPDAFSMALFEMSFGTALLIRLAALALFVVLGTSIFTKRPSYQLVFMSGFGGVALATLAWGGHGVMNEDVKGFAHLGADIVHLIAAGAWVGALASFLLLLSWTPKGGRAEVEQLGRMLNGFAIMGSVIVSALLVTGTINYLMISGLNFGSIFTTTYGILLTIKLVFFLAMLALAAANRYQLTPKLEASIASDNHGPAIAVLKGSLILESGCALLILALIACLGMLNPL; from the coding sequence ATGGATTGGGAAAATGTGATCGTCCGCTTTTCTTTGTATCTGGATCTGATGTTGGTTTTCGGACTGCCATTATTTGCCATGTACTCACTGAATTCCTTGGAGCGAGAGTCCATTACAGCTAAGCGATTTGTAGCAAAAAGCAAGGTGCTAGCGATAATTGCAATCGTTCTATCAATTGTCGGGTTCATTGTTTCCACCAAAATGATGAGTGGAGCGGAAAGCTATTTTGATATAGCACCGGATGCATTTTCTATGGCTCTATTTGAGATGAGTTTTGGTACGGCATTGCTCATTCGTTTGGCAGCATTGGCTTTATTTGTCGTTCTTGGCACTAGTATCTTCACCAAACGACCGTCTTATCAGCTTGTTTTTATGTCCGGTTTCGGGGGGGTAGCTCTGGCAACCTTGGCTTGGGGCGGGCACGGTGTCATGAACGAGGACGTTAAAGGTTTTGCGCATTTGGGAGCTGATATTGTCCACCTGATCGCGGCGGGTGCCTGGGTCGGGGCGCTAGCATCTTTTCTGTTGCTCCTGAGTTGGACCCCAAAGGGAGGACGCGCCGAAGTGGAACAACTGGGCCGTATGTTGAATGGCTTCGCAATAATGGGAAGCGTTATAGTTTCCGCTCTGCTCGTAACGGGCACGATAAACTATTTGATGATTTCAGGATTGAATTTCGGCAGTATATTTACCACGACATACGGCATCCTACTCACGATTAAGTTGGTTTTCTTTCTCGCTATGCTTGCGCTAGCGGCCGCCAACCGTTATCAATTGACGCCTAAGCTCGAAGCTTCGATTGCAAGCGATAATCACGGCCCAGCTATTGCAGTTTTAAAAGGCAGTTTAATCTTGGAGTCTGGCTGCGCTTTGCTGATTTTGGCGCTTATAGCATGTTTAGGCATGCTTAACCCCCTCTAA
- a CDS encoding heavy metal sensor histidine kinase yields the protein MFGISLTGRLTTLFAVTSVAVLVGFGTFISSAIEKHFSEQDQLLLQNELQLIQKVIEEKGVDSISQTFGESLHNHPDFYVDVRDLNGKEIYSTFGPFRDAILSRVPGNKAKNSFDVKIDAHREFQVIRAELKASAGSPVIVIIAVDKAIHTHFLSMFRTTLMLYILVAAIATVMLGWWAARQGLSPLRTMAARAQTVTSQNMKGRMPVDAVPAEMTDLAVKLNAMLDRLQNDIARLTEFSADLAHELRTPISNMLTQTHVVLNQSRSTADYRDSLSSNAEELQRLGKTISDMLFLAQTENGLALPSIEKLKMAQECQGLLEFYEALAEEKEVTLRCEGDAVVIGDRLMFRRALNNLLSNALRYTPPYGTIFIKIKSTESGTTVTVENDGEEIPAEIQPHLFDRFFRADKSRKKSESNSAGLGLSITRAIMQAHGGSVSVVSRGGKTAFSLYFPSSQQK from the coding sequence ATGTTCGGAATTTCACTGACCGGGCGTCTTACGACCTTGTTCGCGGTCACTTCTGTCGCGGTCTTGGTTGGTTTCGGTACGTTCATTTCATCGGCTATTGAGAAACACTTTTCAGAACAAGACCAGTTATTGCTTCAAAACGAATTGCAGTTGATTCAGAAAGTCATTGAGGAAAAAGGAGTAGATTCGATCAGTCAGACTTTTGGTGAGTCGTTGCATAATCACCCTGATTTCTACGTGGATGTACGTGACCTCAACGGCAAGGAAATTTATTCCACGTTTGGCCCCTTTCGCGATGCAATTCTGTCACGCGTACCTGGCAATAAAGCCAAGAACAGCTTTGATGTAAAGATCGATGCGCACAGAGAGTTTCAAGTCATTCGTGCTGAACTGAAAGCGTCTGCCGGCTCACCGGTCATTGTTATTATCGCCGTCGACAAGGCTATTCACACTCATTTTCTGAGTATGTTTCGAACTACGTTAATGCTCTATATCTTGGTCGCGGCAATTGCCACTGTCATGCTGGGCTGGTGGGCTGCAAGGCAAGGCCTCTCCCCTTTACGAACGATGGCAGCACGTGCACAGACTGTTACGTCGCAGAACATGAAAGGACGTATGCCTGTCGATGCAGTCCCGGCAGAAATGACAGATCTGGCTGTCAAACTCAATGCTATGCTTGACCGCCTTCAAAACGATATCGCCAGATTGACGGAATTTTCCGCAGACCTTGCACATGAACTCCGTACTCCCATCAGCAATATGCTTACGCAGACGCACGTTGTCTTAAATCAGAGTCGTAGTACTGCAGATTACAGGGACTCTCTCAGCTCAAACGCAGAGGAGCTTCAGCGGCTGGGCAAAACCATCTCGGACATGCTGTTTCTTGCGCAAACAGAAAACGGACTTGCACTTCCATCCATAGAGAAACTGAAGATGGCGCAAGAGTGCCAAGGCTTGCTGGAATTTTACGAAGCCTTAGCCGAGGAAAAAGAAGTGACCTTACGATGCGAAGGAGATGCTGTCGTTATCGGAGATCGGCTCATGTTTCGTCGCGCTTTAAACAACTTGCTATCGAATGCCCTTCGCTATACGCCACCGTACGGGACTATTTTTATAAAGATAAAGTCCACGGAATCGGGCACCACTGTTACTGTAGAAAACGACGGCGAGGAGATACCTGCTGAAATTCAACCACATCTGTTTGATCGTTTTTTTAGGGCCGATAAATCACGCAAAAAATCTGAATCTAACTCGGCTGGCTTGGGCCTTTCCATAACGCGCGCCATCATGCAGGCCCATGGAGGCAGTGTCTCTGTTGTTTCGCGAGGTGGCAAGACTGCTTTTAGTCTCTATTTTCCGTCGTCGCAACAAAAATAA
- a CDS encoding copper-binding protein, with product MKKSFLNLVAVCGFSLMAVNVYADQRTMGMDMAGMKMEGMKMDKMPATSASATTLSDGVVKAVDKENKSITLKHGRIKSATVEMGPMTMPFAVKDKALLSNVKVGDKVKFTVENVDGEATVTVLSIQK from the coding sequence ATGAAAAAATCGTTTTTGAATCTGGTGGCAGTTTGCGGCTTTTCTCTGATGGCAGTGAATGTTTACGCTGACCAAAGAACCATGGGAATGGACATGGCAGGAATGAAGATGGAAGGGATGAAGATGGACAAGATGCCAGCGACATCAGCGAGTGCGACTACCCTTTCGGATGGCGTAGTCAAAGCCGTTGATAAAGAGAACAAAAGCATTACTCTGAAACACGGTCGCATCAAGAGCGCGACGGTGGAAATGGGGCCTATGACCATGCCGTTTGCAGTGAAAGACAAAGCGCTACTTTCCAATGTAAAAGTAGGCGACAAGGTGAAATTTACGGTTGAGAACGTCGATGGAGAAGCAACAGTGACGGTTTTGTCTATTCAAAAATAA
- a CDS encoding heavy metal response regulator transcription factor: MKLLIVEDEVKTGEYLQQGLMEAGFAVDYANNGLDGHHLAVTGSYDLIILDVMLPDIDGWKILHALRSAGNSVPALFLTARDGVADRVKGLELGADDYMVKPFAFSELLARVRTLLRRGSPSPLVDRLQVSDLVLDLARRAATRAGKRLTLTNKEFLLLEFLVRHKGEVLPRSLIASQIWDINFNSDTNVIDVAIRRLRAKMDDDYEPKLISTIRGVGYVLEDPADSRII; the protein is encoded by the coding sequence ATGAAATTATTAATCGTCGAAGATGAAGTAAAGACTGGCGAATACCTGCAGCAAGGGCTCATGGAAGCTGGTTTCGCAGTGGATTACGCTAATAATGGACTGGACGGGCACCACCTCGCCGTTACCGGAAGCTATGACCTCATCATTCTGGATGTGATGCTGCCGGATATCGACGGATGGAAAATTTTGCATGCATTGCGCAGTGCAGGAAACAGTGTTCCAGCTCTCTTTTTAACCGCCCGTGACGGCGTAGCGGATAGAGTAAAAGGTCTTGAGCTAGGTGCTGATGACTACATGGTTAAACCATTCGCGTTCTCAGAATTGCTAGCCAGAGTAAGAACATTGTTACGTAGAGGGAGCCCCAGCCCGTTAGTGGATCGGCTGCAAGTATCGGATTTGGTTCTCGATCTTGCCCGACGAGCGGCTACTCGCGCGGGAAAGCGCCTAACCTTAACTAACAAGGAGTTCCTTCTGTTGGAATTCTTGGTGAGACACAAAGGTGAGGTTCTACCCCGCTCTCTTATCGCCTCTCAAATTTGGGATATTAATTTCAATAGCGACACTAATGTTATTGATGTAGCTATTCGCCGCTTACGCGCCAAGATGGATGACGATTACGAACCAAAGTTAATCTCCACGATTCGGGGCGTCGGATATGTTCTGGAAGATCCAGCTGACTCCAGGATCATATAA
- a CDS encoding copper resistance protein B, whose protein sequence is MHNFSLRKTLIASVVCVLSSTALAQSAQDSHSGHGQMGMQSATDAGFGTMDDSAAPLPATNAAGHGNMQMDGMSGMSGMSGMSGMGGGSAPADARDPHAYSGGYQLGTGLYAVGQQRSLMMADEHKFASLLVDRFERGHSNGGNSNSYEVQAWYGDSYNKLTVKAEGEIAQGRIEDARTELLWAKAFHPYWDVQAGIRNDISANGPSRNWLAFGVQGLAPYWFEVDATAYLGTEGRTALRLSAEYELLLTQRLILQPRLEANVYGKDDPEVGVGRGLSNATVGVRLRYEFSRQFAPYIGIERISRFGNTATLVRNDGGIPNQTQIVAGLRFWF, encoded by the coding sequence ATGCATAACTTCTCACTTAGAAAGACTCTCATTGCTTCTGTGGTTTGCGTCCTCTCGTCAACCGCTTTGGCGCAAAGTGCTCAAGATAGTCATAGCGGCCACGGCCAAATGGGCATGCAAAGCGCTACGGATGCTGGCTTCGGGACGATGGATGACAGTGCTGCACCTCTACCAGCAACAAATGCTGCCGGGCATGGAAATATGCAAATGGATGGTATGTCTGGAATGTCAGGAATGTCAGGAATGTCAGGCATGGGAGGTGGTTCTGCGCCTGCAGATGCGCGCGACCCTCATGCCTATTCCGGCGGCTATCAGTTGGGAACGGGGCTATACGCGGTTGGCCAGCAACGCTCTTTGATGATGGCTGACGAACACAAGTTCGCTTCGCTATTGGTGGATCGTTTTGAGCGGGGGCATAGCAACGGCGGCAATTCAAATTCTTATGAAGTACAAGCTTGGTACGGAGACAGTTATAACAAGCTTACGGTGAAAGCTGAAGGGGAGATTGCTCAAGGACGCATCGAAGATGCACGTACTGAGCTCCTTTGGGCTAAGGCCTTCCACCCGTACTGGGATGTACAAGCCGGTATACGCAACGATATAAGCGCTAATGGCCCCTCGCGAAATTGGTTGGCATTCGGGGTGCAGGGGTTGGCTCCCTATTGGTTTGAAGTAGACGCTACAGCTTATCTCGGCACGGAAGGGCGTACTGCTTTGCGATTGTCGGCAGAATACGAGTTATTGCTGACCCAGCGATTGATCTTGCAACCTCGACTAGAAGCGAACGTATATGGCAAAGACGATCCTGAGGTGGGAGTAGGGCGCGGACTTTCCAATGCAACGGTCGGAGTACGGTTGCGTTACGAATTCAGTCGCCAATTTGCACCATATATCGGCATTGAACGCATCTCGCGTTTTGGCAACACTGCGACATTAGTGCGCAATGACGGAGGTATCCCAAATCAGACCCAGATCGTCGCAGGCTTAAGATTTTGGTTTTAA